A segment of the Ipomoea triloba cultivar NCNSP0323 chromosome 1, ASM357664v1 genome:
atatttagaaactacattaaaattactGTTAaacatagaaattaaaatttaaaaataaatactaaagaaaataagcaaagaagaaagagtctTTAATTTGTAAGCACAACATGTAAAATGAGATAGATGGAGTAGTATAATAGAATAGTAAAAATTGACAAATTTGGATGGAATtagcttcattttttttttcttttatttaactataatgaattgaagtgtaaatgtttgttttgtggtcatttaagtggccattttgtggtacaattttAAGTGGGGTCTACaaccgatttgggtcgggtcaaagttgattcggattcttcgtagtgagacgaagagatccatatattgtacgctcaaaatggataatgggtgaatgagaaattggttctcaaagtagacccattggagATGGAATTTGAAGTGAGGataagcttatgtagctttgtcccacattggctGGGAAGaaagatttgccccactataaatacaagagcctttttaaggctattaacttgtatggcatagaggctctctctcgcgcgcaggggtgcaaatcaaatcccaaactgagcctgaaaaagcttgactcgtgtgcgccggcactTGCGAGCTAAGTTATGCGAacaagttttccatctcagTCCACAcaagttcgagacatcaagatgAACTGACCTATATTGAGAGGGAGTTCGATGTGAacaagttttccatctcagTCCACAcaagttcgagacatcaagatgAACTGACCTATATTGAGAGGGAGTTCGATGTCTCGAATCGCGTGGAGTTCGATGTCTCGAATCGCGTGCGAATacgatgtctcgcggaccaatGCGATGCCTCGTTGTTGGCACGATGTCTCGCGTGCGAATACGATGTAGCGCGAGACATCAAGATGAACTGACCTATCGAGAGGGAGTGCGATGCCTCGTTGTCGGCACGATGTCTCGCGAGACATCAAGATGAACTGACCTATCGAGAGGGAGTTCGATGTCTCGAATCGCGTGCGAACGATGTAGTGCGTGtccgatgtctcgcggaccagTGCGATGCCTCGTTGCCGGCACGATGTGTCGAAGCATGCACTTCTCGATGGTTCACAGTTTGGACCATGTCTCGCACTACGACTCCAGTAACCTCTCGAaacgcgacgtttcacctactgtgtTTGGACCATGTCTCGCACTGCGACTCCAGTAACCTCTCGAAACGCGACGTTTCGcctactgtgtccgttcagaaatgactcttgatattacggaattaatttgattaattccaattattatttcaGAGTTATTTCATGAATAATGGACTGGTAGTGGGTGTTAATGAttaattccaattattatttcaGAGTTATTTCATGAATAATGGACTGGTAGTGGGTGTTAATGTGTGCTAATGATAGAATTAAATATTCTGCtagtgggaggaggttacaaatggattatcaatgccatggttaatgctatgatccatttcctccactatatattcgttgtgagtagcaggtttggaacacaccaagaacacacgGCATACActgttttctccctcaaaactctgctcacatttccttcaagccatctacGTTCATCCCACGtcctagttcgccggatccaagtttgtgtgctcaaatgaTTGGATCGTAGtacattttatcctgggaaacctagaccgcaacgctccagcaccctgggaggcggtaaataaggttttaaggatagtggtaacacgactcgtgcttccaaccacccgagaTCGTCCAGTTTACATCCAAAGTTGTTTGTCAGGTTTATTAAACCTTGTGTAGGTTTTATTTTTCCTGTGTaattatccttcgtggatattTCTGTTGTAATTTCCACTTTTCCTTGTATCTTCGAGATCAGTTTTGTAACACTCCGATCCTAAACGATAGAGACAAGAGACTGGCGATGCAAATTGTTCCCTCTAGGGTTACAAGGCATTATGTGAGGATCATACAAGAGACGCAGCAGCGAATGACTTCTCACAGTGGAATAGCCTCTAGAACCTTGACTTACCTCCAAAGCTAAAAGTGTTTATCTGGCGTGCTCTCAGAGGTATCATTCCTACAAACTCCAATATATATAGGAGGAGGGTGGTAGTTCTGCCGGAGTGTCCAACATGTTTGCACCAAGAATCTACCTTTCATGCTCTCATAAGTTGCCCGAACGTTACACCATTGTGGCATCTTGCTGGAATGGGCAACTAGCTACATCCTAATGCAGAATTCAACAGTTGGTTTGAAACCAAAATGAATCTTGAAGGCAGAGGCATGATAATCTGGGCTATCTTCCTGATGGACTACACCTGGCATGCGCGTAATTTAGCATTTTGGGAAAACAAACTCACACCCATTTCAGATGTCCTAAGGATTGCGGCAAGAAATTTGGAGGACTGGAGCAATATACTTTATCAAAAAAACGCTTTCAACAGCGTCCTAGCTCAAATCTTACCATCAGCTCCTGGGCCATCGGGAACAGTATGCTGCCAAGTAGATGTCTCACTATTTCATGAGACAAAAAGAGCTGGTTTTGGAGCAGTGATTCTGAATGAGACGGGAGGTTTCGGTGCAGCCTTAAGTGGTCCGTTCCCATATGTTGATGATCCCTATCACATTGATTGAAGCGGCGGCATACAAGGAAGTTCTTTCGTGGTTGAAATCTCATCACACCACAAGCatatgtttggactttggactCCGACTGCTTTAACTTCACAGTAGTGATCCCTAAAATACTTAGGGATCACTCCTATACGGCCCCCATTCTAGATCAATGTCACTCTTTATTTTCGtcttttcaaaattcaatcttCGTTTTATTCCACGTTAGCGAACTAGACTACTCATACCTTAGCTAGGAGCACGGATTCGTCTGTTCGTATCTCTGGGAGAACTCTCCCCAAACTTTTTGTTACATTTCTTTACTTAAtgtattgatattttatattttattttcaaaaaataaatttcacaatTGATATCAAAGAAATTAGAAAGAGGAATGTATTTTACAAATctcaattttaatactataaaaaaattagaattaagttgtatttgaatatataaataaataaaaatatgtatatatacacacactcataatatatattagtaaaaaaaatggtTGTAAAAAGGTCCAAGATGATAGAACGTATGGATTGAATTGCGCGACTCGCAATTTACCTCTGCAGGGCTTCTAGGGGTGGGGTTCTGTAGgtttaaaattagtttttcgAAGTTGAAATCACttaaatatttttacaaaaaaaatggtAGTTGGACTTGGGTCACTGTCCCATTGCCCCCACTTAGAACCGTCAAAATGGACTTAACCCGTCAAGCTAGCCCGTAGGTGGAGCGGACTTTAATTTTATGACCCGTATTTTGgtgggctttttagcccgcccctcAAAAATTGCAATCTTCGACATGGGGCGCCTTGTATgtatacattattaatattattgtgtgcgtgtgtgtatatatatatatatatatatatatatatatatatatatataatacacatgcacatacacacatacatcattttatataattatatacaataGAACAAATTCCATGTATTGCGTGTGTAAATGTATGCAATGTGTATAAAGATTATATAAACAATCCAAAATTGGCTCTCAATTAGACTTTTTATTGAATGCTTGGAGAGATGATAGAGAAGAGAGAAATGGTCGGTCATGTCTAGGATGAGAGAGCGCCAAGGGAAAAAGCCCCTTTACCAAATGGTAAAATGCCCTTATATAGGTCTAAATGATGACCTATTGACTTTGACTTCAACCCGGCTAGGAAACGGGAGCATAGACGTGTAGGGAGGTCAAAATTGGGAAATATTTCTTAtcaatatatgtttatttatttatataggcCCTATTTTGGGACCCCGCCCCGTCATTCCGTTTCGACAACTCTACCACTCCCGTTGGTAGTTCTCTGTCCGTTAAACAGTGCATCGAACCtgagttctcccgaaattcttccccacaaagagagctcacttaccacttgagttaccccattgggttattattataatactataacagcatgtttggttcacggaatgaattttgaggtaatagaaatgctattccataaggaatggaataggcaaggaatagaataggaattgtattctactgtttggttcgcggaatgaataaactttaagaattatattacagtgaTTGGTTgatttaaggaatagaaatgaaatatgttttaaaagacaaaaataaccttataaaatatgtagtagtagtagtagtagtaataataataataataataataataataataataataataataataataaaactaatattaataacataaaattaataagcacattaactaatattaataattcatgttattattaatattaataatattattatgtaataataaaataaaacttataataatattaataacaataataagaaaaaaggaataataataatacaaaacaaaacctatactattaataaaaacaaaatcctcaattttaatttctcgctcaaaacactcttatactatttgcgtgatattgtaaaatatggtaataaaattcctattcgtaatacaattgtacattaaaatatggtaaattagaatagcaattgattcctataactgagttactagagaacgaacATATTttcccaatttataaaaatcctaaacaatgtgaTATAAAATCTATAAAgttccagcaccgcatgcgtacatctacacattagctattaattaatcaattatttgttagaattcaaacaaagataacatcagaaaacataatcgatccaaaacatatcttcaattgcactatataatatttgatgtcataatttatataattatatatcgatccaaatattcttaatatattataacaaatcaattccgTGCGCTGCACGggtaaaaatactagttatatataaaataatttttttaaatcacaaaTTAGAGTTTTTGATCCCATATTGGTAACTTATGAagaggagctcatttgagctcctctatataagagaagcattgctcctcttttgaaattaacaacatgATGAGGAAACCTTAAAGAGCTAAAAGCTCATTCATTTAAggagccttaattgctcttagttacaagtttttttttaaaataatataggaGCTTTTTGGAAAAAGAAAGATCTTTCCCCAAAACGTCATGaggtaaaattgaaaataacacAACATTAGGCTATCCCTGAGaactcaggaatagcctaatacctagggggggctaggaatctctattccccttgcaaggggaatattccccttgcaaggggaataggtcattccaagaaacattgttcctgggaatagaaaattttaccaaacagcgaAATAGGCCAATTACTAGGAATGCTATTTCATTCCAGGCctatttcgtgaaccaaacgtaCTATAAGTTCATTAAAATGACATCAATTTGCatattatcatttaaaaattttgacctAACAATGGCAGACACTCCACCTTTGAAATTCAGAATATTTGAGACTAGTTAGAATAGTTGTAATCATATATTATTCTATGGAGCATGATCCACCCAGTTGTGTGgatcacaaataaaaaatatattatttgtgtacataaagtatattatttgagtactaaaaatattattttgtatactatcagataatgtacattcaggGGCGGAGCCAAAAAACTCCGGTTGGGGGACCAATATGCTAGAGAAAATTTGCGGTGTTAGTCGACATTATAATTAACCGtactatattagtatatatactatacattattgtaattattattgataatggtttctaattatactatgtataatAACGtatggaaaatataattatatgagtagATTGACACGAGTGTCGATCAttactttagattttttttcatataacacaaaatatcataataataataataacaacaacaacaataagaacaacaacatttatttaaatataaattgtcaatttttatcaaataaaaagttttgtcaattattttgtcaccaaattttttcataattaattgatattcattttagtgattaataatatttcaaaatttgagagataaaagacaaaaatcaatatcacaaattaaacaatcaatattactttttgacaatttcaacactaattatttaaacaagcaaatgtacatcttcaaagtgttaataaataattaaaacacacaataaatcattaattaattaatcaacataactaataaaactaaagcatatatctcaaatttggagattttttaaaataaaatggatatttgatgccctccattattaaaatcttgataaaagaaataagataaaaagaaaatggtgactttaattatttggtttatttctttctatttaatgaatttaaactttaatatatattttgagttcatttaatataaacataatagactattttaaaaaaaaaaattagaggggGCCAAAAGTGTATTTATCCCTACTATATCAATATATGCAtacacatttatttaaatattttaaggtGGGGTAGGGGGTAGGGTGGGGGGTGCCTCCGCCCCTGTGTACATTcggtatacaaataatgtatttttgatatattaaaaatgtaccttgtattcatagaaagtacattatttaagtattgaaattacatcattttatataatatacattcattacacaaataatgtacttttaatatattaaaaattacttttttttagtcTACATAGcgcggcaaattatgctatggacccgggggTCCACCTTGGAAGGTGGACCCAGatccatgtttacaatttagaaactctatttcacaattttagaattttatgttcacaattttagaattttatgttcacaattttagaactctatattcacaattttgaatctcaatatataaaattacattactcaatattcacaatttttgaacttagaattatgaaattgtgaacatatagttcCGAAATTGTGGacataaaattttgtaattgtgaatatagagttcaaaatttgtgaacatgagttttaaaattgtgaacacatagttctaaaattgtgagcaTGGAATGGCATAACAACCGACGTAGCGCTgcgtggatcatggtccacataaaaaTTTGCATAATAGTTGTGCAAGTTCAATCTTCGTAAGAATATTTAGTCCCATAACCCATTAATATAGAATGGGAGTTGTAACAATAATTTGATACTCAAAAGTTTGTACTTGTATTAATGTATTCATTCAATCCGAAAGATTTTAATTGTAATGCAGTACTCATCAAATTGATTCCTTAGAACAAGAAAATGAAACCATAATTTCAAGATATTGGAGATGACTAATGTTATAATccgtttttcaaaaaaaaaaaaatgttataaaccAAAAGTCAACCAGAGAGGGTGCCGAGTGCATAGGCAGCTTCTTGATTATTATAACCTTTGGACTACAaatcattcaaatattttacaACTAAACATTCTTCAACTGCTTGACCTAACAGAGTCCAAAACTTTAAACAATTCAACATTCCTTTAAGATGGCCTGCACGTTTCAGTACCAGCAGCTCTATATATGATGTTGACCCTCTCTCTAACCATGCATATCCTCCTCACAATCATGGGCAATTGCATTGCATACTCTCATCTGCGCCACAACGAGAGAAGAGCTCTAAATGTTGATGATGGTGAAGAACTTTTGGAGGAGAATATGGAACACCAGAAGCCTGGTCGACGACTCCTTGCTAAGAAGTGTAACCTGCCATGGCTGCCAACATGTCAAAAAGCGTCCAAGTGTGACAGAAGTACTCGAAACAGGCAAAGAGTGAAGGTTGTGTTGACTAGGAAGCAACTACAGATGCTGATTAATGGCGCAAATGAGCTTAAATGCAGAATGGTTAGAGATGGGTACCTGAAATGGAGGCCATCACTGGCTACCATCCCAGAGCTGTAGAATTCTTTCAGCAGGCAAATGAGGGTCtgtaatttttcattttccagGTTAAAAGGGGATTGGATCAAGTTTTTCAGTTGATCCTATACCACCTTATAGTATTCAGTATGAAACAAATAGGGGTCAATATTTTTCGACAAAATCCCTAGTCCctatgtaatatgatttctgTTGGACTAATAACATAAAAGGTATAGTAATTTGCGGAAATTAAAACCTGTTAGCTCACTCTTTCCTCTTTCCTATTTAAGTTTCCATGATTATTCTCTTTCTTGCTTTACTTGTAACAAAAGGTGGAATCGCCCACCCCATGCGCCCCCATACCCCGGCACACAGTTTGTTGAGgggtaaatcatggtgactcaaTTGACCAACAGAAGCGATCCTTGGtctcttgtgacaaatttcacctctacgaccagttgagctgcccatgctGGCTCTTTCTTGCTTTATTGCTAGTAATCACTGACCACTAAGAATGTCAAAATTCCGTCTGCCCTTAACCTAAAATTTCTAACTTCCTACAATGAGGAGGAAATCCTTGGAGTTGGGATAAGGTAACCTATTAGCCAACTAAGGGGCAAACCACAATTGCAAGAATTCTTTCCCTTAACCCAAAATTTCTAACTTCTATATTAAGGAAACCCTTGGAGTTGGGATAAAGCAACCTACTAGCAATGGGGATAAACCAAAATTGCAAGCATACTTTTGCTTTCCTCTCTTCTGaggaatatatacaattttctCTTTCTGTCGCACTTAAAACCGCTGCCTCTATTTTAAAACAGAATGGGAGGGAATTCGAGTTACTGAACAGGAAACTGAACAGGGAGTTGGTTTGTTTTGGAAGAAAAGCAGAGTAAAAGAAGCAAAACATTTGAAGAAAGAATCTTTGAGAACACAACAAAAGCACTCCTCAACCCAGCTCTTGATTGCAAAGGCACGAAAAGAGAAACATACCTGAAATATCTGCAGTTTCCAACTAGAAGATTGAAACTCAGAAGGCTATGGATATCTCTACCAAGCTTTTAGAGCACAAGAACTCCATTGCTGTATTAATTGCAGCATCACTGTTCCTTGGTTTTATCATTAACACAGCCCCCCGACTTATTAccatgctcgcttatttctggCCTCTTTTCCTCTCCACAACTCTGTTCATGGGGGCAATAATTGCCTTCACACAGGTACCACCATTTGCAGTCGACTTCAGAGGTGAAAAGGACGGCGAGGGCCTGCTAGGTTACCTTGTATTCCAGCAAGAACAACAACTTGAAGACTTCTGAAATTTGAATGCTGTGAAAGCCACTTATTACTCTTTACTTTAACTCCATATATGCATCTTTAATTTGTACCTGAAGAACCTGCTATTATATCAAAACTGACAAATGTGATTATAGCTTTCAGTAGGCAAGTCACCTTAAAACCAACACTCCTACTGTATATcaaagttgaaaattttaagCTGCTCCGAATAGTGAATAATATATTGGAAGGATGTGCTCAACATTTGATTctgtttataaaaatattcatttacaAGGTGCTTGCATTAATATGTACAATTACAAAGCGCTGGTTTGCAGTACCAGATAGTTCAAAACTGGGAAGAGTTCAAATTTCCAATTGGTTGAGAACGGTGTAGCTAAACCTGAAGTCTAAGAGTTGATCAAACTTTTAATTCAGATGGCTCTGACTGCACTAAATCAGATTCGGCCAATGTTCCAGACAGATCAACATCAAGCATTTTGAACCCTTTCATCACGGTCATCACATCTTCATCAGTAATCTTACCCATCTCTTTCAGTTTGTAAACGATAAATTCTGCAGCACTGGATAGAAATATCAACAATTTAAATGAGCATCATTATACGAGATCTTACTATGTTATTGTTTTCAAAGTGAAATAGTGGAGAAAAAGTTACCTCACTTCATCATTGTTGTCGAGGTCTGCTGCCCTGAGATCTGACACCGTCAATTTCCTTGTAAGAGCCCACTTGATCATCGATCTTTGCCTTTGTTCTGTATAAACTTCAGCAAAGTAGTAAAAGAACTGTGCCAAGCAAATGGTGCTGATAACTAtccaaaaagaagcaaaaatacGGCCCAGCTTTGTTGAGAAGCTCTTGTCTCCATAACCAAGCGTGGTGATAGTGGCACAAACGCAATAAAATGCATCAAAAACTGTCAGCCCCTCGACAAAAACCAAGAAGAGAGTTCCAGCTATCATTAGCCCAACAAGGAGCATCAAGGCAGTTAGGAATTTGTATTTCACTTTGTTGGACTCAACTACGTCGGCTAATTCTGTTGAATCATAATGTTTGTGCAGATGTATAACTTTGGCAAAGAGGATTTCCTGCTTCTCTAGAAAACTGTCAGCTGCTTTACTCAGAACAAATCCAACAAGGACCATTCCAGCAAACGCAAAAACACAAGCAAGGAATTTCGCTAAAGTGCTACTAGGCACGAGGTCCCCATATCCAACTGTGGTCATTGTGACAACACACAAGTATATGGCGTCTAGAACCCCATTCGTCTTCTTGCCCTCAATCTGATCTCTTATGAGGGAAAAACAGACAACCCCTATGCCTAAATACACAGCCAAGAACAAGAAAACATGCCTGAATTTAAGGCTGTTTGGTGCAAAAGAACCAGGAGGATGAAGTGTTTTCACATCATTATGTTCTGGATGAAGGACCTCCTCACCAGGAGCACTACCAGAGACATGAttctttcttctcttcaatGCCTTCTTCAAATGAGACTGAAGTGAAGAACCCACAGTTCCCGGTAGCAATGGATCTTTAACATCGGTATTAGACATCGCAGCTCATGCAGAAATGGAACTACAGAGCAAATACATATTACAATTAGCTGAATTTAGTGAGCATATGTA
Coding sequences within it:
- the LOC115997416 gene encoding two-pore potassium channel 1-like translates to MSNTDVKDPLLPGTVGSSLQSHLKKALKRRKNHVSGSAPGEEVLHPEHNDVKTLHPPGSFAPNSLKFRHVFLFLAVYLGIGVVCFSLIRDQIEGKKTNGVLDAIYLCVVTMTTVGYGDLVPSSTLAKFLACVFAFAGMVLVGFVLSKAADSFLEKQEILFAKVIHLHKHYDSTELADVVESNKVKYKFLTALMLLVGLMIAGTLFLVFVEGLTVFDAFYCVCATITTLGYGDKSFSTKLGRIFASFWIVISTICLAQFFYYFAEVYTEQRQRSMIKWALTRKLTVSDLRAADLDNNDEVSAAEFIVYKLKEMGKITDEDVMTVMKGFKMLDVDLSGTLAESDLVQSEPSELKV